The following are encoded in a window of Halalkalicoccus jeotgali B3 genomic DNA:
- a CDS encoding Bug family tripartite tricarboxylate transporter substrate binding protein — MFVLAVDNTHTDGYMTTKIKSRRRFLGTVGSASVVGITGCLSVSSDNSSGGAEDYPSNPIQTIIPFSEGGGVDRSVRELQSFFEESIDGRLRLEYRPGGGTQIGQQAVLDANSDCYTVGVASLPAFNFTMITGGADYELSDFAWIGTKLVDPGVLRKHRDDDRFEDITDVIEYASENPGDLSVSTSGPYNQNVLGLALLQEVTGAEFNIVPYDGGGPSRNALVTREVDLVHANVYNSVNTTDDTEVLAIHAEENNWAELTDNAPTFSDALGFEQEKVPPSGPEVRYAWYTSTEAADEYSERLSILRESFEESVTSQEYEEYLSELSPPQERKRDFRPPDETEQLVQEKQDQMESHIDTMEEVI, encoded by the coding sequence ATGTTTGTCTTGGCAGTGGATAACACTCATACTGATGGTTATATGACAACAAAAATCAAATCACGGCGACGATTCTTAGGTACAGTTGGTAGTGCAAGTGTAGTTGGCATCACTGGCTGTCTAAGTGTCAGTAGTGACAATAGTAGTGGCGGCGCAGAAGATTATCCATCGAACCCAATACAAACAATCATTCCATTCAGTGAAGGCGGAGGTGTTGATCGAAGCGTCCGTGAACTCCAGTCTTTCTTTGAGGAATCCATCGATGGTCGACTTCGACTAGAATACAGGCCAGGCGGAGGAACGCAAATCGGTCAACAAGCAGTTTTGGATGCAAACTCTGATTGTTACACTGTAGGAGTAGCATCGCTTCCCGCATTTAATTTCACTATGATTACGGGTGGTGCAGATTATGAACTCAGTGATTTTGCCTGGATCGGTACCAAATTGGTAGATCCGGGTGTTCTGCGCAAACATCGAGATGATGACCGATTCGAAGACATTACTGATGTAATCGAATACGCAAGTGAAAATCCAGGCGACCTTTCGGTGAGTACCTCTGGCCCGTATAATCAGAACGTGTTGGGGCTTGCTCTTCTGCAAGAAGTAACTGGCGCAGAATTTAATATTGTCCCCTACGACGGAGGGGGCCCATCCCGTAACGCGCTCGTTACTCGAGAGGTAGATTTAGTTCATGCAAACGTCTACAATAGCGTGAATACTACTGATGATACAGAGGTTCTAGCAATCCACGCGGAAGAAAACAATTGGGCTGAATTGACAGATAATGCCCCTACATTTAGCGATGCTCTTGGATTTGAACAAGAAAAAGTGCCACCAAGTGGGCCTGAAGTCAGATATGCATGGTATACTAGTACTGAGGCGGCGGATGAATACTCAGAACGTCTCAGTATCCTCCGAGAATCTTTCGAAGAATCCGTTACCTCACAAGAATACGAAGAGTATCTAAGCGAATTATCACCTCCCCAGGAAAGGAAGCGAGATTTTAGACCGCCAGACGAAACTGAACAATTGGTGCAGGAGAAACAAGACCAAATGGAAAGCCATATTGATACTATGGAAGAGGTAATTTAG
- a CDS encoding IclR family transcriptional regulator, producing the protein MINERGSDRTIQSLKTGFKIIELLRDQDGGYLTDVSTQLDIPKSTAYQYLDTLEEIGYLVKEDSKYELSLNFVSLGEYARTRKEAYTLAKPMVQQLADKTGERAQFLIEEHGRGIYLYTDQGSQGVQTDRWIGEQRYLHSSAGGKAILAYSETRRVKKIIDQIGLPAETQNTITESEKLFRELEEITERGYSINNEESIDGLRGIGVPVIGPDDMIFGAFSISGPIQRFSGDWFQEELPDLLLGTANELELRLKYL; encoded by the coding sequence ATGATCAATGAGCGTGGGTCTGATCGAACGATACAGTCTCTCAAGACGGGATTCAAAATAATCGAATTATTGCGTGATCAGGATGGTGGGTATCTAACGGATGTTTCTACTCAACTCGATATACCGAAGAGTACTGCGTATCAGTATTTGGATACGCTCGAAGAGATCGGCTATTTAGTCAAAGAGGACAGCAAATACGAATTGAGTTTGAATTTTGTGTCCCTTGGTGAGTACGCACGGACACGCAAGGAAGCCTATACACTCGCTAAACCCATGGTTCAGCAGCTCGCTGATAAAACTGGAGAGCGTGCCCAATTTCTTATTGAAGAACACGGAAGAGGGATCTATCTTTATACTGACCAGGGGAGTCAGGGAGTCCAGACAGACCGTTGGATCGGTGAACAACGATATCTCCATTCGAGCGCGGGGGGGAAAGCAATACTAGCATACTCGGAGACAAGGAGAGTTAAAAAGATAATCGATCAGATAGGGCTGCCAGCTGAAACACAAAATACGATTACAGAATCTGAAAAATTATTTAGAGAATTAGAGGAGATCACGGAACGGGGATATAGCATAAATAACGAGGAATCAATTGATGGGCTTCGAGGTATAGGAGTGCCAGTAATTGGACCAGATGACATGATATTTGGAGCATTTAGCATTTCTGGCCCGATTCAGCGGTTTTCAGGAGATTGGTTCCAGGAGGAACTACCTGATCTCTTACTCGGAACAGCGAATGAGCTCGAATTACGTCTAAAATACTTATAA